One Pomacea canaliculata isolate SZHN2017 linkage group LG1, ASM307304v1, whole genome shotgun sequence genomic window, CAGTCCACTGAAGAGGTGATCAAGCGTGAAGTGTCGTCTGTGAAGAATTTATACGAAACCGAATTAGCAGATGCTCGGCGTCTTCTGGATGAGACAGCGCGCGAGAAGGCGAAAGTGCAGATTGAGGCCAACAAATACAAGACTGATTATGAAGATCTCTTGGCAAAGTAAGTATTTGGCACACTTATCTCAGGCTATTTTTATCGTGCGTTTTTACACACATTATTTGAAATctgttggtgtttgtttgtttgtttggttttttctttttaagcgCAAGTGGGCTTTGTCACTTGGCAACTGAGATTAGACATTCGATGTTTGTGTGCAATAGACCATAACCGCAAACATTTAGCACCGCAGCAGAGATTAATTGTGAATGAAGTTACTGGAGACATACATTACATGCAAAATCTTagaattgtaaaaataaaagttagttGTAGAGAGATTATTATGTTTACGGGGGAAAAACCCAATTTCCAACAATAGACATTACCTTATATCCAGTAATACTAGCAGCTGGTCCAACCAATTTGTCTGTGGTATTAATGTTTAGCTTGTCAAGTGCcataattattttgtacattgtaaggaaaaaaaatttgaacatactgtatttttaatgtcttacattttttttaagggagtgggagcatatatatatattcaactGATTGTTCTGAGAGCTGCTATGTAGGatatgaatatttttcattcctGGTAGTTTTCTAGTGATAATTTGCCTGGTAGAAGGGTACTGGACAATTAGCTACTTGGTTTCTCTGGGATGTTCACTAAGCAAATTCACTAAGATAATCTACAAGCCATCAAATGTAGAAAAAGGTCACTTATCACTGGCAAAGGGTGGGGAACCTGCATAATACACTACATAATTATTTGTGGATCTCCATCTTCTTACTtacctttgttgtttttaacagCTGAACATTTGTCAAACAGTGAACCATAGAACAATTTTTCTATGTGTGGTGCTTTTATTACTGTTAAAATGGAAGCTGTAAACTGCACTACAACAATATAAAGTTAAACAGTTTAGAATTAGAAGCAAAATGTTACATGTGATAATAAGCTTGACAATGGTTTAAGTCATTGATGTTTGTATAGTTCTCCTTTAATTTTATCGTTTGACTTGACTATACTTaagtgagaaaaagaattcCTTTGAACCCACTCCACCTACTCTTCCACCCCCTAAGCTATCAATCTAAGTATTTCAGCTAATAGAGTGACAAGTATCATAAGattaataacagtaaaatacaatacatcttttgTGTCTTGTACCTAGATTCAACCGTCGAGATCGAGATGCTACCAGCTATGAGCGCCGTGTGGAGTCACTGGAGACCCAGGTTGCTGAATTACAGGCCAAACTTTCTGAAGCAGATGCACCACGCAAGCGCCTAGAAAAGGAAAAtgctgtaggttttttttttttttttttaggccatcattcttcttcatttattttcttaattgttAATTAGGATGTAAATCAGTAACTAAAATTATCCATTGATTGGCAGTTTAAAGCCTCCCACAAAGAAATTCAGCATCTAACAAACCAACTGAAAAAAGTTATGTTccactgaaaaataatatttttttaacagtgtaGATCTGGTGTTTGTACCGCAAAATTCAGGGACATGATGCACAATATCCTTATGATTTTACTCTTCTATTTGCATCTCAGACTGATTGCTTACAGATTGAATAagaggatttaaaaaatttcatcaaCAAAGAGTGAGGCAACTAAACACAAGTGAatccaaacaacaacaaaatatccacaaacaaaaaacaaccaaaaacaaataaccCAGATAAGCCATTTGCTCAGTACATGCCGCAaagaactgtttaaaaaaatggaaaccgtttacagtaatttttttctcactttttaaaCTATATTGTAAGTTAAggacttctttaaaaaaaaattaaccctccccaataaaattcattgaaaCAATAGTATTTTACCATGctactttgtgttttgttgagacatgcatatattaatattatacgATGCTGAGAATAATGTCATGTACATGTGGAAGCTTCATTATTATGTTAtctgagttatttttatttctgagtaTATGTGCATTCaactgctgttttttttaaaaaaaatttttaactgCTGCATACAGGaaaataagttgttttttttcatggtcACTTCTTATGCTTTGTAAATGTGTCATTTCTGTTGTTTAATAAcattgttttgctgcttgtaaaatgtgaacagttaatgCATTCTTTTTATCTAGATTTTCTAGCTAAATTTGTAAACCTTACTTTGACCAGGCACTTAAAGCAGAAATTGCTAACTTGGAGAAGCAACTGGCTTTGGCAAAGAAGCAGTTGGAGGAAGAAACACTTCTGCGAGTTGATCTTGAAAATCGTGTTCAGAGTCTCAAAGAGGATATGCATTTCAAGTCACAGGTGTTTGAACAGGTAAacagtagtttaaaaaaattgaaattcaaataataaatgacaGTAGCTGTAAATTCCCGAGactgtgtgtaaaatgtgtgtTCTAGCTGAATATTGTTGCTAAGCGAAGGAAGAACACTTGTTTCTACCCGACCCATGCCCACCCCACTAATAAAAGGAAAGTGcagatttttataatttatagaAACTACATCAGTCAAGCTACAAGTGcgtgaaacaataaaaaaaaatggttgaatGTGTGCTTAAATTTTTGACCAAACAAGCCACTGTTAAGTGGTAAAAACATTGAGAAAGTGGAGGGAGAATTTCaagtgtgaatatatatatatgtgtgtatttcaGTTTTCAGTTAATAAGGTCACCTCCCTTTCAGACAAGATTTCTCCATTGCCacatattgtatttttttcaatttataatttaataacaataactatatatatcacaaaaaataatttttaaatatcacatttagcaaaaataaacttattttatcATCAGGAAGTGTTTTCttcgttttaaagaaaattcgcATATATCAGTGTACCCAAAAAGCCACAGTGAGACCTTGACATGGACACAAAAAGTTCCTGTTTTTAAATCACacaagtaaatgttttcatccttatgtaaataaatattatccaGAATCAGAAAAATCACAAGATTTTGCCAACCAAACTGACATTGACTCATGTGGTCTGTCCCATTTTGTTCACTTCATCACAAAAGATTTAAATTTGAAAAGGACAGGTGTTCTGTCCTACaaaccaagggaagtaacttgtaGAGAGAAATATTCATCCTTAAAAGTGAGCTTTTGGAGTTGAAATATATatcatattgtttattttatcaggAGCTTGAAGAATCACGCATCCGCACCACAACACAGATCGAAGAAGTAGATGGACGCTTGGAAAAGGAGTATGAGGCCAGACTACTTGAGGCATTGCGTGACATCCGTGAGCAGCATGAATTTGATCTTCAGACGGTCCGAAGTGAGCTTGAGATTTTGTATGAAAACaaggtaatattttaaaagatttttatttgggAGTTGGAGCAGGGAGAGAGTGTATGTGAAATACATATTTCAGTGAGAAAGCATTTGATCGTTGACACTTCTTGCTTTGCACTGTTGGCTACAAACTCATCTTGATTTATAATTGATTTTTAGATTGCTGACCTTAAGGCACAAGCTGAGCGCACAAGTGCTGCATCAGGGACGGCTTGGGAGGAACTACGTGTTAGCAAACGACGAGTTGACGAACTTCAATCAGAGCTAGCAAAACTTAGAGCTGAGGTAGGACTTTCATTTTGTAATGtatttaaactgtatttttgaAACAGCAGTCAGACAACCCAAGTGTAAGAAGGCACAACGACCTAATGATGTGATGAATCATGGGATAAAGCACTGGGACACCTTTCCAAAAAAGGTACTACTTGACATCTTCGGTGAGTCATGGACATAGGACCAATCTTTTTTGGTTTCAACTTAGATACCAGACTCATGAAGTCATGGAGGAGAGCGGAATATAAAAACTAGCCAGTATGAAAAGGCTTTCTGGGACAACTTTGGAGCAAATGTTTGGATCTTGGAGACACTCAACTCAGGAACAGTCCAtcccagggttcccaggtccttgcaaggtccttttaagtccttttatattgaattttcgccgaaaggccttttaagtccttttatttgccatgcggtcctttcaaattctcacacaggtccttacattttctctgtgacccttttaagtccttttatcgataaaatattaccacaaatttatttccggagttgactttggcgcaaaataccgacaatttttcgccgcatgtttggtctacacatctgtacaacactagttgcccttccgtattcgcaaaaaacactcttttttcaaagggtctttagaaacttactctttcttgaactttgatcttctagtactactgtgcatagctctatttctctctctcttcccgttagagtgtgtgtgcgagagagacacgtgaactgacttttgtattacaccaaaagaatggctttcaggttttgcaattattattacttagatttctagaaaacttggaatattaacggtgtatgttatcagcgcgctaaggacactttttaagttatctaatctaaatatggcagacaggcatcaaaattaactctttgattatttattactagaaatacatgtatttgagaacatagagaagaccacagattcataaataatacatctttccgaccacacaagagaaaaacttaagcattgatgactgtcacttaggtccttacgaatgcatgaaaggtacttttaaggtccttttaaggtccttttttggcaccattcctgatccctgggaaccctgccaTCCATTTTGTCACACTACACAGTTTGTCATGAACATTTGTTCACAAAAAACACGTGAAGAAAACCCCTTTTTCTGTTCAATGGCTGAAATGATCCTTTTCCTCTATCTTATCACTAAAAATTGAATAGTTTTAATGTACAatgcttagttttgtttttttcttttttaagcttaTAAATGTTGTGAACATATAATTTGACcgtggaaaatattttgtgtgctgCAGAATGCTGGCTATGAATCTCGCATCCGTGACCTAGAAAATCAGCTAATAAGAGAACAAGAAGAGTTTCGCCTCAGACTTGCACAGAAGGACGATGAGATTGCTGACCTTCGCCTCACCCTTGAAGAACAGCAGCAGGAATATAGTGACCTTTTGGACATCAAGATTCGTTTAGACCGTGAAATTGAAGCATATCGCAAACTGATAGAGAGCGAAGAAACAAGGTAAGTTTTCTggctttttatcttttatgtccTTAGAAGATACTAAAAATCAACATACTACTTTTCTATAGTTTGCTTCCTTgtcattatttcattaaaaaaatgattgttttgCAAAATGTTGACTCAAAAATGGTGTAAGTATCGTTTTGGGTAAATGTATGCCACTGATGCatcataagaaaataaagtttaaggTCAACCTATAACCCTTTTTAAACTGATGGGAGGTCAGGTATTACAGATCACACTTTCATCAAGGCcagcttttttgtgtgtggtatcattttctctctctttctcctgttGCTTTACTTTTTGCCATCTCTCTATGGAGTTGTATTGATGATGTAAAGTCATTGCATCACACAGGTCTTAAACTAGTGTGTTTCTGGGTTCAAATGCCATTGCTATCCGCTTCCCTGATATGTCATGCATGATTCATATTACTGTCTGAAGATTTATGCagtgaacttaaaaaaaaaaaacaacctaagTTTGTTTTATCATCCTTGGCGGCTGTTTTTCCTTTTAGTAGTCTCTTCATAGGTATACAATGTTTTACTAAGAAGTGTTCTTGTAAATGTTATGTTACATGAAGAACATCTTGTTTCAGACTGAATATATCTATAGATACTTCCCAGACCCGCACACCACCTCGTTCAGTTTCACGAGGTGGAAAAAGGAAACGTGTTGAGGTTACTGAGTCTGCAGAGGAGATGTTAACTCAGCAGAGTTCTGGGTACTTGCAGAGTGGCACAGCTAAAAGTGGCATTGAAATTTCTCAGGTTGACCCAGACGGCAAATTTATCAAACTTAGCAATACATCTTCAAAGGTAAGAGAAAGTAAACTAGTGTCACTTTATCTTACTAAGTTGACTCCTTTGTTTGTACATAGGAGAGACTCCTGTCCAGAAATTCATTGGTTAATCATATTGTGGTTTAggtttatataaattttatttgatagCATCAGTataaaagaagtatttattaGAAGTCAGTGCTTGCTAGGACTAGGAGCATTTTAAGTGTTCTAAACTACTATCATGTACTACCATACGGAAATTTTCATAAAGagaattttatttacttttgtgttgTAGGATATCCCCATTGGATCATGGCAGCTTGTACACACAGTAGGTGACCAAGAGACAAATTTTAAGTTTCATCGCAGCTTGGTGGTCAAAGCAGGAAAGACTGTCACAGTAAGTTTTcttaagttttatatatatatgtaagtatAGCAGATTTGACATTTTTGGTTGTTTCTATGTCAGTATACGGTTTGgaaaatttttcaaaaactgCATTTATGTTGCAGATGAAAGAGAAACTGAAATCTTAAAGATTGATGTTTTTTCGTAgaatatattaaacatttttctttgaaagttttctttgtgcttATGCTAATTCTTTTTGCAGGTATGGAGTTCTGATTCCAATGCAACACATAACCCACCTAGTGATGTTGTGATGAAAGGCAAGCGTTGGTTTGTGGGAGATGAAATGAAGACAGTGCTGACAGATAATGAAGAAAAGGTAATCTTTTCTCTACAGTTTTGGTACATAGTTTTCTTCTGGTCAGTAACTGATGGCATATGTTTAGCAGTGAAATAACATATATAGCATTAGCAGTTAAATTAGCCTTTCTGGTTATTGGACACCCACCCATGTAATCACTGATATTAAAAACTCCGACCCATCATTGtctctaaaatgtaaaagccaACAGAGCCTCTTTTACTGGAAAAGACTTTGCAGACGACCATTTCAAGTTAAAACTtaggtaaacatttatttgctcAAAACCAAATGACAATTCTATGATGTTTTTCATGAATTGTATCTACATTACTTCCATGCATTTCCTTGACATTAGATACTCAGCAAATGTTTAACGCTTTCAGGAGACAGCAACCCTCAGTATGTCCAAGTCTTCGTTACGCAGTGTCACTCAGTTTACCCAAAGACACTCTGGTCCTCGTGATGATCTGGATGCTGGAGATGTAAGTTATTCTCGCATCCTTTTGCCACTGTTATaggtttaaaatttaaaaaaatgtcatttacaaGAATATGCGcccttataaaaaaataaagaaaagaaaaaggttatTCATGACATCTTTCTGGTAATATCAGTTTTCACTTCCACATGTGTACTTTCGTGAAGTATTGTGGCATCGAAGAATGTGCAAAACTTGTAGGTGGTCGAAATATTTAGGGATAGCTACTCTTCTAGAACATGCTATACAGTGTcaacaaagataacaataatCTCACTCTCTCACGCAGTCTTGCTTGATATGTGGCTGAGAATTTTTCCACATGCAGAAAGACACATTCATATTCAATCTAAGAACAAAGGGAGTTGTTTATCTCAGTAGTGCTGTCATGCATATATAAAattagtatttgtttttctttattgcagCGTCCTGATGGGGAGAAATGCATAATTATGTAGTCCTTAATGAAGAGCTTCATTCCTAAATCACCGTGTGTTGCATGAAGTTCCTTAGCAGCAAGTCAAGGACACATTTGTGGGACCCGATACTGAAAGAGGCAAACAGTACAGCACATTAGCAGGATTCCAAAGGACTTTTAGAAAGGCAGTGAAAGGCAAATTGATATGTTGCAGTTGTGATTTTAAATGGCCTATCCCCACACCCTGCCAT contains:
- the LOC112562965 gene encoding lamin-L(I)-like; translated protein: MATKQTTRKVTTTVFSTSSGSETPGSSATSPRRRERPPSPARTTRQQEQEELQGLNDRLANYIDRVRHLESENSRLCTQIQSTEEVIKREVSSVKNLYETELADARRLLDETAREKAKVQIEANKYKTDYEDLLAKFNRRDRDATSYERRVESLETQVAELQAKLSEADAPRKRLEKENAALKAEIANLEKQLALAKKQLEEETLLRVDLENRVQSLKEDMHFKSQVFEQELEESRIRTTTQIEEVDGRLEKEYEARLLEALRDIREQHEFDLQTVRSELEILYENKIADLKAQAERTSAASGTAWEELRVSKRRVDELQSELAKLRAENAGYESRIRDLENQLIREQEEFRLRLAQKDDEIADLRLTLEEQQQEYSDLLDIKIRLDREIEAYRKLIESEETRLNISIDTSQTRTPPRSVSRGGKRKRVEVTESAEEMLTQQSSGYLQSGTAKSGIEISQVDPDGKFIKLSNTSSKDIPIGSWQLVHTVGDQETNFKFHRSLVVKAGKTVTVWSSDSNATHNPPSDVVMKGKRWFVGDEMKTVLTDNEEKETATLSMSKSSLRSVTQFTQRHSGPRDDLDAGDRPDGEKCIIM